The following are encoded together in the Triticum dicoccoides isolate Atlit2015 ecotype Zavitan chromosome 6B, WEW_v2.0, whole genome shotgun sequence genome:
- the LOC119320820 gene encoding uncharacterized protein LOC119320820 — MGPDQQRCVISASSHQCGFGPALDSLHTTPHRTTCMSKEGEMATASLPRSPGAATLEIHCHASPRSPEAAPAALENDDLVSEILLRLPPQPSSLPRASRVCTRWRRLLSDPAFRRRFRIHHRRGTPPLLGLFGTSRGVVTFQPALDFPDRLPSGHFSLALNDPFTALGWRHGLALFYLPDSLQVVVWDPLAGARHRLGIPEGFVFDPSEDPVNGAVLRAAGDVDHFQVVLVTSDGKRPSLACVYSSETGLWGDFISAPLQSGTMVHWGEPSVLAGGCISWLISVTSILEFDLDSQTLDVILVPAGMLTGRSYQSTVMRAEDGGMGFLHVADFTAQLWRRETDCDGVGSWMLGGTVELDRLLPPGSDNEALRMLGYAEENNVVFFWTVVGVFMFNLQSLEPTRLSEIDIYGYGYHPFETVYTPDIGGGQVVNKTRSWWKRWRQHIRRLFSCARGGNDGDNT, encoded by the exons ATGGGCCCTGACCAGCAGCGCTGCGTGATATCCGCGTCGTCTCATCAGTGTGGCTTTGGACCTGCGCTGGACTCATTGCACACCACCCCACACCGCACGACCTGCATGAGCAAGGAGGGCGAGATGGCGACGGCCAGCCTCCCCCGCTCGCCGGGGGCGGCGACGCTCGAGATCCATTGCCACG CCTCCCCCCGCTCGCCGGAGGCGGCGCCTGCGGCGCTCGAGAACGACGACCTggtctccgagatcctcctccgcctccccccgCAGCCGTCCTCCCTCCCGCGCGCCTCCCGCGTCTGCACGCGCTGGCGCCGCCTCCTCTCCGACCCCGCcttccgccgccgcttccgcattcACCACCGCCGCGGCACCCCTCCGCTCCTCGGCCTCTTCGGCACGAGCCGGGGCGTCGTCACCTTCCAGCCAGCCCTGGACTTCCCCGACCGCCTCCCCAGCGGCCACTTCTCCCTCGCGCTCAACGACCCCTTCACGGCCCTCGGATGGCGCCACGGCCTCGCGCTCTTCTACCTCCCGGACTCGCTCCAGGTCGTCGTCTGGGACCCCCTGGCCGGCGCCCGGCACCGCCTCGGCATTCCCGAGGGGTTCGTGTTCGACCCGTCGGAGGACCCGGTCAACGGGGCGGTGCTTCGCGCCGCCGGAGACGTcgaccacttccaggtggtccTGGTAACCAGCGACGGGAAACGACCATCACTCGCCTGCGTTTACTCGTCGGAGACTGGGTTATGGGGTGATTTCATCTCCGCGCCGCTTCAATCCGGGACCATGGTCCATTGGGGCGAGCCCTCTGTGCTGGCTGGGGGTTGCATTTCCTGGTTGATTTCTGTGACGAGTATCCTCGAGTTTGATTTGGATAGCCAGACCCTAGATGTGATATTGGTGCCGGCGGGCATGCTTACCGGCAGGAGTTACCAGTCCACGGTTATGCGGGCAGAGGATGGTGGGATGGGTTTCCTCCACGTGGCAGACTTCACTGCCCAATTATGGAGGAGGGAGACAGACTGTGATGGTGTTGGTTCATGGATGCTTGGAGGAACTGTTGAATTGGACAGGTTACTTCCCCCAGGTTCAGATAACGAAGCCCTGCGTATGTTAGGTTATGCGGAGGAAAACAATGTGGTCTTCTTCTGGACAGTTGTTGGTGTCTTCATGTTCAACCTTCAGTCATTGGAGCCCACAAGGCTTTCTGAGATCGACATCTATGGTTATGGTTATCATCCATTCGAAACCGTCTATACTCCAG ACATTGGTGGTGGACAAGTGGTGAACAAGACGCGCTCATGGTGGAAACGATGGAGACAGCACATAAGAAGATTATTCAGTTGCGCTCGTGGTGGAAACGATGGAGACAACACATAA